From Besnoitia besnoiti strain Bb-Ger1 chromosome X, whole genome shotgun sequence, one genomic window encodes:
- a CDS encoding hypothetical protein (encoded by transcript BESB_017200): MEGMASTYHVRHLNSRLLALGFTGPALSARQFSAGPNFPVVANILQWLAILCGSSTELDTWTVATEEGRVAFLQHAADHVARHANVSLDLVAMYEADDRAVPELINLCNALLTALRDRTIGVPVQPCDSDPPTTPRKGTSTSTALALMPQTTHASFGGPVALCDGAGKVDRLVLATKLQELKSARATVFHLVDTGASLLQALERHNGLERVRLRRRVRELLQRLALNLDGQADHLQANIQRQLEEQVRKAREDLKCTQDACLDLDNELKRTNVALSRVTEDSDRAEQRLKSLQHLKPAFMDDRKRLLAELQETYEVYIACVRNESFLEMEAQKRQAKARDGLAAQQKFLESLQQKVKDKGEPFLDCESDRGASGDDNEDAQGQAEGESSVIGGTPDRGELTAIGTRGIVTEFDMPADVRRYRRSGRDETRESANGGLLGGHDASHALSRMEQDKVSLWCSSSDLSNEEACEEERETKRPQETQAGNQRAELRRRETLAATPTEAGKKASLDDFYALLSGGAEPGEASDAAEEELMSPKERRLAQQKAFREEIEDSLF; this comes from the exons ATGGAAGGGATGGCTTCCACGTACCATGTCAGGCATCTTAACAGCCGTCTACTGGCTCTGGGGTTCACAGGTCCCGCACTCTCCGCTCGACAGTTTTCTGCGGGTCCAAATTTCCCCGTCGTTGCAAACATTCTGCAGTGGCTGGCTATCCTTTGTGGCAGTTCTACAGAACTGGACACATGGACGGTGGCCACTGAAGAAGGCCGGGTGGCGTTTTTGCAGCACGCCGCCGATCACGTGGCTCGGCACGCAAATGTCAGCTTGGATCTCGTGGCGATGTATGAGGCAGACGACAGGGCGGTACCGGAACTCATCAATCTTTGTAATGCACTCTTGACGGCGTTGCGAGACCGCACCATTGGAGTGCCAGTCCAGCCGTGCGACTCAGATCCACCGACAACGCCGCGGAAAGGCACCTCCACGTCAACTGCCCTCGCTTTGATGCCGCAGACGACACATGCAAGCTTCGGAGGGCCTGTAGCTCTGTGTGATGGGGCAGGCAAGGTCGACAGGCTTGTCCTGGCCACGAAACTTCAGGAACTCAAGAGTGCGCG CGCCACCGTCTTCCATCTCGTGGATACTGGGGCTTCCCTTCTTCAAGCCCTCGAGCGGCACAACGGGCTCGAACGTGtccgtctccggcgccgcgttcgcGAGTTGCTGCAGAGGCTTGCACTGAATCTGGACGGACAAGCTGATCACCTGCAGGCAAATATTCAACGCCAGCTGGAGGAACAAGTTCGCAAAGCCAGAGAAGATCTGAAATGCACGCAGGACGCCTGCCTCGATTTGGATAACGAATTGAAGCGGACAAATGTCGCTCTAAGCAGG GTGACAGAGGATAGTGATAGAGCAGAGCAGCGCTTAAAGTCGCTGCAGCATCTGAAGCCTGCCTTCATGGATGACCGCAAGAGGCTCCTG GCAGAGCTTCAAGAGACGTACGAGGTATACATCGCCTGTGTCCGGAACGAGAGCTTCCTTGAgatggaggcgcagaaacgGCAGGCAAAGGCGCGGGAcgggctggcggcgcagcagaaatTTCTGGAGAGCCTCCAACAAAAAGTGAAGGACAAGGGCGAGCCTTTTTTAGACTGCGAATCCGACCGCGGGGCATCGGGGGACGACAACGAAGACGCCCAGGGGCAAGCAGAGGGCGAAAGCAGCGTTATAGGAGGTACACCGGACAGAGGGGAATTGACCGCGATAGGGACAAGGGGGATAGTCACTGAGTTCGACATGCCAGCAGACGTGCGGCGGTACCGCCGAAGTGGAAGAGACGAAACGAGGGAAAGCGCCAACGGAGGCCTCTTAGGCGGCCACGATGCTTCCCATGCTC TTTCGCGAATGGAGCAAGACAAGGTATCTCTCTGGTGTAGCAGCAGTGACCTCTCTAACGAAGAAGCCTGCGAAGAGGAGCGTGAAACGAAAAGGCCACAAGAAACGCAGGCAGGAAATCAGCGTGCAGAGTTGCGTAGAAGAGAGACGCTGGCGGCAACACCGACAGAAGCAGGAAAGAAGGCCAGCCTGGATGATTTCTACGCTTTACTCAGTGGAGGGGCTGAGCCCGGTgaagcgagcgacgcagcggaagaggagCTCATGTCACCGAAGGAAAGACGGCTGGCACAGCAAAAGGCCTTCCGAGAAGAGATTGAAGACTCCCTCTTCTGA
- a CDS encoding hypothetical protein (encoded by transcript BESB_017210) has protein sequence MAFEEEFDQQNGCGAAQQGEEEGEMKRTSSALRSSIARYGSNSYYYAHAPLPGAQQGGDVKVLSGPGVVTGGPPVLLERKRVEQAEEAGRKVLSAEEAASAAVAGKALAGYQRIQSYMWTDEGSSVRVYVNLEKIVEGDVAGVCFEKEKVGVAFDAECAALAIQTNAGNYSLVLNRLYQSIDPAKSRVSVRSDRVALALAKEDPDMTWFSLTQSR, from the exons ATGGCTTTCGAAGAGGAGTTCGACCAGCAGaacggctgcggcgcagcgcaacagggagaggaggaaggcgaaatGAAGAGGACTTCCAGCGCGCTGCGCTCCAGCATCGCCCGCTACGGCAGCAACAGT taCTACTACGCACACGCTCCCCTGCCTGGAGCCCAACAAGGCGGCGATGTGAAG GTCCTCTCAGGCCCCGGCGTCGTTACTGGCGGACCGCCCGTTTTGctggagaggaagcgcgTGGAGcaagccgaggaggcgggcagAAAAGTTctctccgcggaggaggccgctaGCGCAGCTGTCGCAGGCAAAGCTCTCGCGGGCTACCAGCGCATTCAGAGCTACATGTGGACTGACGAAGGGAGCTCCGTAAG AGTGTACGTAAATCTGGAGAAAATCGTAGAGGGAGACGTCGCCGGCGTGTGCttcgagaaggagaaggtcGGCGTGGCCTTCGACGCCGAgtgcgccgccctcgccatTCAAA CCAACGCAGGCAACTACTCCTTGGTTCTGAATCGCCTCTACCAGTCCATCGATCCAGCGAAGAGCCGTGTCAGTGTGCGTAGCgaccgcgtcgctctcgctctcgcgaaAGAG GACCCCGATATGACTTGGTTTAGTCTGACTCAGTCACGATAA
- a CDS encoding putative thioredoxin (encoded by transcript BESB_017220), protein MPVQKIETEAQYKSLIQDNEMVLVDFYATWCGPCKQIAPMVESMSAKPEYSKVKFAKVDVDELAEVAEREDVNAMPTFKLFKGGKAVDTVLGANPDRIEEMLKKHL, encoded by the exons ATGCCGGTCCAGAAGATCGAAACTGAGGCTC AGTACAAGAGCCTGATTCAAGACAACGAGATGGTTTTGGTTGACTTCTATGCCACCTGGTGTG GCCCCTGCAAGCAGATTGCGCCTATGGTGGAGAGCATGAGCGCGAAGCCCGAATACTCGAAGGTGAAATTCGCCAAGGTCGACGTTGACGAATTGGCGGAAGTTGCGGAGAGGGAAGACGTGAATGCCATGCCCACCTTCAAGTTGTTCAAGGGTGGCAAAGCGGTTGACACTGTTCTCGGTGCCAACCCGGACCGCATTGAGGAGATGCTGAAGAAGCACCTGTAG
- a CDS encoding hypothetical protein (encoded by transcript BESB_017230), with the protein MRVAFTIFSTDYLISGGSDSGSEATNLGRSSEAEAGLCGDVEWAVLDGHGDSRGAQGSPWPPCSRREDLLTAHRDGRIRLWPDGDCSACAPETLVSLRGAAVSCFASASGSRHHASGLTGHRTEDPCIVIGTEDGSLRVFSQPGRGREWVEQACVQEAHAAPVTFVVWSPDNSHFVSTGDDGKARLWSRRCQPKPSEETCEAPVAAVRWSDEGDAVVLAFGQKLRLATFSRSAATTRSKTRSRHGRREWRAHDGGVLAVDWSGTLILSGGEEGTYKIWNDAGALLFTGSAPPTRPPDKPSDSALLSPVTAVRWSPLAETFAVAASEWVAVCDKSGSLLAQFFKEFGQPHSLAWNRNGTRLAVAGTPSSLAIGYVAGEPSRWNHFEVSEESETRLVLRASRPLELRDPIVQWSIGFGALMLVTSRQCYVCKLSAAPSLEDCEAAYIDDLQQPCRFLKQGARHACAVQPSHIQVDRGSPRVVRVFEVLSGAAAHSLTSHSLDIKEIRLSQQEDTQRRKLAILDVAGNILISSLQSPRWVRLTTQPVHSFAWEELSDALATVSQATVTCFLYPEGAFFSPEFLEESQITKDLGDENSGSRIVGFRNGHLCLRRRDGATLHVVAAPFVGAIYEQVAQLRWDGAVRLCRLIKSTALWGCLAAMALSQNLAVLYPPLPPLASTLSPENRELEVAEIACAALGNIATVQQIQRIQKIRHPTRKAAETALVCHKPDDAVHVLVEQGMVYRALEILMEVHRWEDALALATACKTHVDTVVAHRKKFLEGFNLRETKPKFEAAFAATQIDWLAIQARIRQDVEKEENAAVAGC; encoded by the exons ATGAGAGTCGCATTCACGATCTTCTCAACGGATTATCTGATTTCTGGTGGCAGTGACTCTGGGTCGGAGGCAACGAATCTCGGCCGCTCGTCAGAGGCTGAGGCAGGGTTGTGTGGCGATGTCGAGTGGGCTGTCCTGGATGGGCACGGCGACTCTCGCGGTGCCCAGGGCAGCCCCTGGCCTCCGTGCAGCAGACGAGAAGACCTCCTTACTGCTCATCGCGACGGCAGAATTCGTCTCTGGCCTGATGGGGACTGTAGCGCCTGTGCTCCGGAGACCCTcgtgtctctccgcggcgcagcagttTCGTGCTTTGCGTCAGCATCTGGGAGCCGACATCATGCTTCAGGCTTGACCGGTCACCGGACAGAGGACCCGTGTATAGTGATTGGGACTGAGGACGGAAGTTTAAGAGTATTTTCTCAGCCGGGGAGGGGTCGGGAATGGGTTGAACAAGCCTGCGTTCAGGAGGCTCACGCTGCCCCCGTTACTTTCGTCGTCTGGAGTCCAGACAACTCTCACTTCGTCTCGACGGGTGACGACGGCAAGGCCAGACTCTG GTCTCGGCGGTGCCAGCCGAAGCCAAGCGAAGAGACATGCGAGGCGCCCGTAGCCGCGGTACGATGGTCAGatgagggcgacgccgtcgtTCTCGCGTTTGGACAGAAGCTGCGGCTGGCGACGttcagccgcagcgccgccacaaCGCGTTCGAAAACGAGGTCTCGGCATGGTAGACGCGAGTGGAGAGCCCACGACGGCGGCGTGCTGGCCGTCGACTGGTCGGGAACTTTGATCCTCTCTGGCGGTGAAGAAGGCACCTACAAGATCTGGAATGATGCTGGAGCGTTACTCTTCACGGGGTCTGCCCCTCCAACCCGACCGCCCGATAAGCCATCGGATtctgctctcctctctcctgttACCGCTGTTCGGTGGAGCCCGCTGGCAGAGACGTTCGCCGTGGCCGCGAGCGAATGGGTTGCCGTGTGCGACAAGTCCGGCAGCCTTCTCGCGCAGTTTTTCAAAGAGTTTG GTCAGCCGCACAGCCTCGCGTGGAACCGAAACGGGACGCGGCTCGCTGTGGCGGGCACACCGTCCTCACTGGCGATCGGCTACGTCGCTGGAGAGCCGAGCCGATGGAATCACTTCGAAGTTTCAGAGGAGTCCGAGACTCGCCTTGTGCTTCGC gcgtcgcggccgctaGAACTGAGGGATCCCATTGTTCAGTGGTCGATTG GCTTCGGGGCCTTGATGCTGGTCACCAGCAGGCAGTGCTACGTCTGCAAACTCTCAGCAGCTCCGTCGCTA GAGGACTGCGAAGCCGCCTACATCGACGACCTTCAGCAACCCTGCCGCTTTCTCAAGCAGGGAGCGCGTCATGCGTGCGCGGTTCAGCCTTCGCACATCCAA GTCGATCGTGGTTCGCCGCGCGTGGTACGAGTGTTCGAGGTTCTTtctggcgcggctgctcaCAGCCTGACTTCGCACTCCCTCGACATCAAAGAG ATACGTCTCAGTCAGCAGGAAGACACCCAACGGCGGAAGCTCGCGATTCTCGACGTCGCCGGAAATATCCTGATTTCTTCGTTGCAAAG TCCGCGCTGGGTGCGACTCACCACGCAGCCTGTTCACTCGTTTGCGTGGGAAGAGCTCTCCGATGCGCTGGCGACCGTCTCTCAAGCCACAGTGACATGCTTCCTGTACCCTGAgggcgccttcttcagccCGGAGTTCCTCGAGGAGAGCCAG ATCACGAAGGACTTGGGCGACGAGAACTCCGGCAGCCGCATCGTTGGCTTCCGAAACGGCCATCTTTGCTTGCGAAGGCGAGATGGTGCGACGCTTCACGTCGTGGCTGCTCCTTTTGTCGGCGCCATTTATGAGCAAGTCGCCCAACTCCGCTG GGACGGGGCTgttcgcctctgtcgcttGATCAAGAGCACCGCGCTGTGGGGCTGTCTGGCGGCGATGGCACTCTCGCAGAA TCTTGCCGTGCTGTatccgcctctgcctccgttGGCCTCCACGCTGTCCCCTGAAAACAGAGAGTTGGAAGTCGCAGAgatcgcctgcgcggctctcggcAACATCGCGACCGTGCAGCAGATCCAGCGCATTCAGAAGATTCGACATCCGACGCGAAAGGCAGCCGAGACTGCCCTCGTCTGCCACAAACCCGACGACGCTGTCCACGTCTTAGTCGAGCAGGGAATGGTTTACCGCGCGCTAGAAATCCTCATGGAAGTCCATCGCTGGGAG GATGCACTCGCCCTAGCTACGGCGTGCAAAACACACGTGGACACGGTTGTTGCGCATCGAAAAAAGTTTTTGGAAGGCTTCAACCTGCGCGAAACAAAACCCAAGTTCGAGGCAGCTTTTGCA GCGACTCAGATCGACTGGCTCGCCATCCAAGCTCGGATTCGGCAGGATgtcgagaaagaagagaacgcAGCAGTGGCTGGATGCTAG